GGCTGTGGAATACTCTTCTAACGGAAAAATTGGAAACTTCATCACTTGTAACTTAAGTCACTGAATCGTTGGAATATAAGaagggaacaattctgcattgactgggagggagggatgaacAAGAGGTGACCTAATAAGCCTTTTCCATCTTGGACATTTACATTTCTCCAAAGGCAGAGCTATTTCTGATCTCAAGCCCTTGGCATTTGAGCTTTCCTATGGGTGATGCTCTTGCGTCCTCTGCGGTACAGATCAGAGGAGCTagcatgtgtgatttttttttttttctggttgtatCCAAGAATGTAGGGCACAGCCGTGCCATGATAGAGGGAGCAGGTAACACCAGCTTCTCTGCTCTTCTGTCTTGTGCCCAGCTCTTTGGGATGCTGAGCTCCctcttgtttgcttgtttttcccAGCACACAGACATGCCAGAGGAGATGCGAGTGGAGGCCATGGAGCTGTGTGTCACCGCCTGTGAGAAATACGCCACCAACAATGAGGTAACAGCCAGTGCTAAGAAGGTTATTTTGTCTGGATATGCTGGTTGCAGTCACTCTGTCTCCATACTTGGGGAATCTTCTGGAGCAAGAGTAAAGGGGGAGGCAGAAAGGAGGTCAGACACTCTGGTCCCGATTTCTGTTGCTTTGTTCCTGCATTGAGCACAAGGAgaaaagggatgggggaggaaaggTGACTGGAGTCCCAGACTAGGCTCCCAGCATTGATCAGAGAAGCTTCAGGCCTGTTctaacttagggtacatctacactacaggggggagtcgatttaagatacgcaaattcagctacgtgaatagcgtagctgaattcgacgtattgcagccgacttacccccctgtgaggaccgcggcaaaatcgacctccacggcttcctgttggcggcgcttactcccacctccgctggtggagtaagagcgtcgattaggggatcgattgtcgcgtcccaacgggacgcgataaatcgatccccgagaggtcgatttctacccgccgattcaggcgggtagtgtagacctagccttagtctgcTTCCCATGGCCTCTTGTAAGCGAGCTTTCTGTATTCTGAGTGAAGTGGGAGAGAGGTCTCTGATCCAAGTATCACTTGGGGGCACTACACAGGTAGAGAGGTTATGCTCCCTCCTGAATTAACATACTTGGCCTAGTATATCCCTTTATCCCTGGTTCTCAGATGATTTCTGGCTGAGCAACAGGGAACTGTCTGCTTGTTACAATGGATGTTCAGTGCTAGGAATGAGTAAGAATTAGAAGGGAGAGTGGGGGAGTTTTTCATACCTTCCATTtgctccccaggctgggggaaATGCCTTGTGCCACTCTCCAGCATCTCCCCACatctcccacccctgctctagctggTGCATGGTATGGTGTGGTGTGCGGGGAAGGAGGTATCCACAGCCTGGCCCAGTCCCAAAAGTTATGTCTTGCTGATTCGCTGCAAGGAAAAAGGGATTCCCTCAAAAAACAATAAAGAATAGTGATCTGATTCTCCTGTCAAACTCATTCTTGTGTGACTTTAGTGGGCCAAGTCCTGATTCAAACcagtgtgagtgagaggagaatcaggctctagaTACAGACCTCTAATATCTCCTACTGGGTTTTCAGAAGTCTGCAGCAAAGGAGTCTGGGTGCTCCTCATTGGAGCTCTGCTCTACTATAATCTCACCCTAGCTCTCAGCCTCCTCCTGAGAGTCATGTTAAAGGGAGGGCAACAGCGGGGAATTTGTATGTACAAACACACCCCTCCTATCTCTCTGACCTGCTGCTCCCTCTGCATACTCCTGGACTCTTTCTCTTTATTCCTCAGAGTGCCGCTAAGATGATCAAAGAGACAATGGACAAGAAGTTTGGCTCCTCATGGCATGTAGTGATTGGTGAGGGCTTTGGCTTTGAGATCACCCATGAGGTGAAGAACCTGCTGTACATGTTCTTTGGCGGCAGCCTGGCTGTTTGTGTCTGGAAGTGCTCCTGACACATCTCCTCATGTCCAAGGCTCACCACATTCAAGGGATTTCTTCATTCCTTTCACAGGTTTTTGTACAATCTTGAGGCAGGgctttatttttaataggaaaatttggggattttttttcataCCTATGTACTAGTTCCCGGGGAtatgctgtgtgtgtgcgcgcgtgtgtgtaaATCTGCTGAGCTATCTAATCCAAGTTCAAGGGGTATCTCACTTTGATCTTGTGTGTCTCTTTGCTTAAACGATAAGATTAGGCAGGAAGGGATCTGGTGGGTAGGTAATCCTGTGGGATGCTGTTTATGAAGTCATACATCAGATCTAGGAGTGTGTGTGAAAGGGGAAAGGGTGCTAATCCAGCCATGCCATCTTCTTCTCCTATCTTTCCACactattttctgtcttctctgaAGTCCCTCCTACACCATGGAAAGGTTCTGGTGACCAATGTCTGCCCCGCCCCAACGATCAATGTTGACAGTATTTCTCCCCTCTCATTTTCTTTCTGTCCCCATCTAGGATGACCTTTTGGAACAGGTCATGTGAAGGATCCTCCCCCACTGTCCCAAACAGTGATGGGGGCTAAGTCTGCTTTCCTGCACCTCTCTCCCACTCTCTGGGACAAGAACATGACAGCTGAGCTGCCTGGGTGTGAGAAGAAAGTGACAACTTAGAAATCCAAACCCAGTGGGTGGTTGCTATGCAAACTGACCCCTCCTTTTCACACCCACTGAGCAGTGGCATAGCTCTAAAATGTTTGCCGTTTCTGGCACATGGGGGAGTGGGTGAAAACTCAATACAGCATTTGAATGCATTCTTAGGGGAGGCAAAAGCTCTCTGCACACCGTGGGTGCCAGTATTGTGCACACTCCGTATCTTGTTTAGAGACTGGTAGTAAGAGGGGGCTCCATCTGAGCTGCCAGTTTGTCAGTCATCAGAGATTTAATGTACATTTGTTCTTTAGTctgttttatctttttaaagCTGTGGAAAGGTgttaagagagagaatgaacctaCTTGTATTTTACATATATGGCTTATTTATATGAATATGGGgatttttttaacaataaaaagtTTATTATAATGGTGGCTTTTGTGTTTGAGATTTCCTCTTTAGAACCCATCGAGGTGGGGGCACAAAGGGAAGGCAGCCAACTGTGACTTAGTTCAGACATCGTGCTTGGGACATGTCTTCACTCACTCTGCTGTTGGCTGGATGACTTGTagcagtgggaggaaggagatCTGTCCTCTTTAATTTTGGTTTTGTGCTGGTGGAAGGATTCAGTGCTGAGGGAAGGTTGCCAGATCAACAATGCTGGAGAGCAAAGTCTTCTCTTTATCTCTGGAGCAGGTTCAATatgagcagcagcagggcaagctACTCACACTCCCCCTTTCTGCCAGTCTGCCTCGGTCCTGATCTAAAGGGGCAACCTCTAAAGAGGATGTGAGTCTCCGTGGCTCATTGAATTGTTGGCATTCTCAGAAGAGAGCTCAAGAAGTGCTACAGTCCATGCCAGTTCTTGTCTAATGAACAGTTAATAGTTAATATTCTTTCATGCTAATGAATAGTTAATAGctgtgcacgcgcacacacacacacacgcctcctGGTCATGGGGGCCCATGCTAGGGTCAGGCTGACCTGCAGAGatcagacagagggaggggggttaTCTCAGCAAACAATCTCTTGGCCCCACCAGCCACCTGTTATCTGGCCGGTGGTCATGTGGCTGCAGCCATGTCTCTGTGACCTGCACAAAACAAGCACATTCTGCTGAAGTTGGCTGGTCCCCAGCAATTAGACCTCACGGCTGGAAGATAAAACTCCTCAGTTTCCTAAAGCAAGTGCAACTGGGGCATCTGGGAGATTCCCATGTTCTCCTATGCCTTTCCCGACAAGCACTTCCCTCTGCAGCCAGCAATCTTGGGCCTTTCTTGGCCCTACCCCATTCTGGAATGGGAGTAGCCACAGTCATTTTCCCTATTGGCTGGAGTGCACACCTTACAAACTTGTTCTATGAGTTTCAAGGAGAAGCCTACTGGGCTGGCAGCAAGTGTGTTTCTCCTGTGCTAAGGGGTGCGGAGAGGAGAGGTTTGTCCTAGTGTGACTTTTCTTGCACCCAGTCCATGTGCTGTTACCATCATCCTACCATCGAACAGTGCTTGAGTCacaggtggggagggaggtggaaaacTGCAGGGTGGCATGTGTCGGCACCAACCAGCATGACCCTTCCTATCTACCCGTTGGGAAAGGCCACGATCCTCCAAAATCCAATTCTAAGCAGTGCATCATTTGTGACTTACTttactggggaggggagcagggctccATAACGTTCTGCTATTGGATTGCGTGGTGGGGAGCCCTGAGTCCATGAAAGCACTGGAAAGATCACAGAGGGAGTGGCCATCATGGACTCTCTGCCCCAAGGGAGACTCAACTCCAGCAGGCAGGAGATGGGAGGCAGGAATCTGATCACTTCCCTGCAATGATGTCATGGCAACAAGATGCACTGCTACACAGCCAGATGAGAAGTGTTGGCTTTGAAGCTCTCCAGCTCTTGTTTCGCTGCAGGCTCAGACCTGACTCCATGAAAAATCTTTCAGTTAATATTTAATGCTGGCATTGAAGTGATGCAGAGCCTGAGGGTTGCAAGCGTCGCGCCCAGCCTACTTTCTGCTTCCCACTGTGACACTAACTCACTTCTGCCACAAGAGATGAGGATTTTGAACACTTCTAATGGGATCTCTGTTAATGGGCAGGCTCCCACCCatacagtgatgatgatgatgagccCATAAGCTGGGTATAGGATCCCCACACACAGACTGACCTCAAACCCAGCTCTGTGACCTGGGGAGGTGTGGGGTCCCCACACACTGACCCAGCTCAGACCTGGCCCTATGACATAGGAGATGATAACCCCACTGCTCAATTGTGGGGGTCCCCACGCACAGAGCAGAGACCAATTCATTTGACATAAGCCACTGAATAGCTACCAGGTGGTAAAAACTTTTGGGAAGCAGGAACCTAATGGTCTGTATTCCATACACAATCCCTTTGAGCCTCTTTGTTCCCCCAGGCCAGGGCCAGCTTGGAACCAGTGATCGCCCTGTGAAAGGCTCTGTAGCCCTTCCCCAGTCCCTCAGCATTATCTGCTCCCTGCTGCCTGGCTAGGTCAGCAGGACTTTGAAGTCAGACCTTTTGCTGGAAAGCTCTGCTCATGTGAGCCCAGAACACAGATGCACTTAAGACTTAATGTCTTTAGCACAGACTAAAGGGGGAAATAAGACCTGTGCATTTACTATCGGCCATGTTATTACTGCAGCTCAAGGAATGAAATATAGCATTGTCAGAATCTGGGGCGGCCGAAAGTGTCAGCTGGAGACAGTTACTAGGCAACCATTGCACCATGGGACATGAGCAAGCAGAGAACTCATCGTTCTCTCCACAGCAGCTCTGTGTGGATGTGTTCAAGAAAGTGCGTATGTCCTAGAGAATGTATGACTGTGTGTCAGAAAGAAAAGTGTGAAAGGGAGGAAAGTGATACTGAGTCAGAGGAATGTGTGTAAAGAATGTGGGGCTCTGTGTGTGCCCACAGGTGCCATCCAACCCCCTAGAGCTGGGCCCAGGTTGGTTCTGCTGACATGGCCACAAAGGGCTTCACATCTTAGCCCCAGCTCCCTGAGTTACCTATTCTCCTTTCCCCAGATCTCTTAGgtgaaaggaaaatttaaaagggaaaactgGCATCTCTTTCACTCCTGTACCCCAGTGCTGGCTTCTCACCCTCAAGATGGTCTGGGTCCCACTGCCTGTTGCATTAAGTTTGTGATGGCCAGCTTTGCAGGGTTGGTTAAAAACAGGAAGCTCTCCTGTCTCTTTCCCTTCGTGGCCTTCCTGACGGACCCAGCTTTGTGTGACTATACGTCACTGGAAAGGTGAATTTCCTGCAGGAAGGTTTCCCAGGGTTAAGGAGCTCTTCAAAAGGATTGAAATCCTCCAAATCCATTTGGCTTAGAAAGTCGCTAGCAAGCTCATTTGAAACTGATTGAAGATGCAGCTTTCTCTCCCACTTCTGATTCCTGCTTGTCCCATTCTTGTAAAGCATATAGTGCGGTATCAGCAGAAACAAGGTAGTGCAAGGGGCAGGTATCATATAGTGCAGGTACTTGAATAACTCTTCCATGGCACCTTGAGCGTGACATCAGCACCCTTTGCTATTCCAATGCTGGAATCCCACCCCAGATTTGATGATGCACCTAAATTCTGACCCAAAACATCCTCTATTATTCCAGTTCTAGGATCTCCAAAGCAGTTGTACATCCACCTT
The DNA window shown above is from Trachemys scripta elegans isolate TJP31775 chromosome 1, CAS_Tse_1.0, whole genome shotgun sequence and carries:
- the DNAL4 gene encoding dynein light chain 4, axonemal isoform X1, with product MADTGEGKKEEADYKRLHSFPLIRHTDMPEEMRVEAMELCVTACEKYATNNESAAKMIKETMDKKFGSSWHVVIGEGFGFEITHEVKNLLYMFFGGSLAVCVWKCS
- the DNAL4 gene encoding dynein light chain 4, axonemal isoform X2 codes for the protein MADTGEGKKEEADYKRLHSFPLIRHTDMPEEMRVEAMELCVTACEKYATNNESAAKMIKETMDKKFGSSWHVVIG